From one Malus sylvestris chromosome 1, drMalSylv7.2, whole genome shotgun sequence genomic stretch:
- the LOC126622338 gene encoding serine/threonine-protein kinase ATG1a-like isoform X2, whose translation MDHGDPNQSRLIGDYILGPKVGSGSFAVVWRSRHRQLGTEVAVKEIDKKPLSPKVSDNVLKEISILSTINHPNIIRLFEAIQTEDRIFLVLEYCDGGDLADYIRRHGKVSETVARHFMRQLAAGLQVLQEKHLIHRDLKPQNLLLSTTVEDTPHLKIGDFGFARSLIGGLADTLCGSPLYMAPEIIQNQKYDAKADLWSVGAILFQLVTGKPPFDGNNQLQLFQNILTSTELRFPEGALEELHPDCVDLCRSLLRLNPVERLSFTEFFNHKFLRDSRYQVDIGHPSVLPPLQSTVEQPSSSVSDNILQMHFWQTTNSSITRDPKSQDQLRVSDSMESIEKDYVMVNSFSHYLESSLPLHSTTGASLSASKQKDRDKTVIVKTEEQVASSVGAESSQTSGSAKLPASCESTLLLEVQGLSILHPSTRLHLLHQYAQVLADLSQEKYNAGLFLDSFSVQLLVLAIWKKSIQICSTWLASSKEDKSPKGSSANESLQGGAASSTNASENVDFSQPSSVLMWAEQGFIVAVDRAEKLSYHIQEMDGAAELPDAMEIIYQKALKVGTSGAVDEYMENKCSAEALYSKAMLLLSFIAGEATSLPLTPPFSLTPANKKRIQQYILNLESRRVNFLKSQPAPVQTRGSSAK comes from the exons ATGGATCACGGCGACCCCAACCAGTCCCGCCTCATCGGAGACTACATACTGGGCCCCAAAGTCGGGTCGGGTTCCTTCGCGGTTGTTTGGCGCTCACGGCACCGACAACTCGGTACTGAAGTTGCCGTCAAAGAAATCGACAAGAAGCCGCTCAGCCCAAAAGTCAGCGACAACGTACTCAAAGAAATATCCATTCTCAGCACCATCAACCACCCCAACATCATTCGCCTTTTCGAGGCCATCCag ACCGAGGACAGAATCTTCCTTGTGCTGGAGTACTGTGACGGCGGCGACCTGGCGGATTATATTCGCCGACATGGGAAAGTTTCAGAAACTGTTGCCAGGCACTTTATGAGGCAATtgg CTGCAGGACTGCAAGTGCTTCAAGAAAAGCACCTTATTCATAGGGATTTAAAACCGCAG AACTTACTCTTGTCAACGACAGTTGAAGATACCCCACATTTGAAGATTGGGGATTTTGGCTTTGCAAG ATCCCTCATTGGGGGCTTGGCTGACACACTATGTGGTTCACCACTGTACATGGCTCCAGAGATTATTCAGAACCAAAAGTATGATGCAAAG GCCGATTTGTGGAGTGTTGGAGCAATTTTGTTTCAGCTGGTGACTGGGAAGCCACCATTTGATGGGAATAATCAATTACAG CTTTTCCAAAATATTCTGACATCGACTGAGCTGAGGTTTCCAGAAGGTGCTTTGGAAGAATTGCATCCAGATTGTGTAGATCTCTGCAGAAGCCTGTTACGTCTAAATCCAG TTGAGCGACTATCATTTACGGAGTTcttcaatcacaaattcctcaGAGATTCTAG GTATCAAGTGGATATTGGTCACCCTTCAGTGCTTCCACCACTTCAATCAACGGTCGAACAGCCTAGTTCTTCTGTCTCCGACAATATATTGCAAATGCATTTCTGGCAAACTACCAACTCATCTATTACCCGAGATCCAAAGTCGCAGGATCAGCTTCGAG TTTCTGATTCAATGGAGTCCATCGAGAAGGACTATGTTATGGTCAATTCTTTCTCTCATTACCTTGAATCTTCCCTGCCACTTCATTCCACAACTGGAGCTTCTCTCAGTGCTTCAAAGCAGAAAGATCGTGATAAAACAGTTATAGTGAAAACCGAGGAGCAGGTAGCTAGTTCTGTGGGTGCAGAAAGTTCACAAACTAGTGGATCAGCTAAATTACCAGCATCTTGTGAATCAACACTGTTACTAGAAGTGCAAGGACTATCTATACTGCATCCTTCTACTAGGCTCCATCTTTTACATCAGTATGCTCAGGTTCTTGCAGACCTGTCGCAGGAAAAG TACAATGCAGGACTATTTCTAGACTCGTTTTCGGTTCAACTTCTTGTTTTGGCCATATGGAAGAAATCTATTCAAATTTGCAGCACTTGGCTGGCATCATCTAAAGAGGATAAATCACCTAAAGGTAGCTCAGCTAATGAATCCTTGCAGGGAGGTGCAGCTTCATCAACAAACGCCTCAGAAAATGTAGATTTTAGCCAGCCTTCATCTGTTTTGATGTGGGCAGAGCAAGGTTTCATTGTTGCTGTTGATCGAGCAGAGAAGCTATCCTATCATATCCAAGAAATGGATG GTGCTGCTGAATTGCCGGATGCCATGGAAATTATTTACCAAAAAGCGCTCAAAGTTGGCACAAGTGGTGCT GTAGACGAGTACATGGAGAACAAATGCAGTGCTGAAGCATTGTACTCCAAGGCTATGCTTCTCCTTTCTTTTATTGCAGGAGAAGCAACGTCTCTGCCACTAACACCTCCGTTTTCCTTAACTCCTGCCAACAAGAAGCGAATCCAACAATATATTCTGAACTTGGAGTCCCGTCGGGTCAACTTTCTGAAATCACAGCCTGCTCCTGTGCAAACCCGCGGCTCCTCGGCAAAGTAA
- the LOC126622078 gene encoding protein LATE ELONGATED HYPOCOTYL isoform X2, translating to MGQSIDIDIPPPRPKRKPSNPYPRKSSSAATTLTTPHVGAKDGKLLSSASSSHCPQVVDLEKESPHERPTEEENPKNGIENQDEICSEAVTLLQEHNCSSDSTANKNSLPTQVVLRNACTFQEFVPSLKEVISQDVTTESYVTIELNGNQNMKKNDAKKIVQVNGTSGASVSENTNALHKKLVQGEKADDLNCALPTDGMQGTQNYPRNVPVHVLDGSVGACNQTTPADMSFPDSGFHPMGKVHGQPNLFANPAASTTTEHESNASRSTIHQSFPAFHPPFTPFHHGQKDYQSFHHISSTFSSHIVSSLLQNPAAHAAASFAATFWPYANLENMEDSPACSSAGGFPLNPPPSMAAIAAATVAAATAWWAAHGLLPLCAPVQTSMSCPPMPMTGEIPSVNTDQDPAVMIERGENSLQIPSVEDQQLEPEHLEAVDAQHLASQSPNRSSSHSDNGGAEPNTELKSADEEKAVASTAQVNDSDNAKSRKQVDHSSCGSNTPSGSDIETDALEKHEKSTEEPEEPEEPEEPKEPKELDLNLLASDSNYRRSRSISNINDPWKEVSEEGRMAFQALFAREVLPQSFSPPSHCLTVNEHQYATEAANQNSDEKDRNASASQFDLKSWMSFPYPPEAEKSVSPARGSNTEGLLTLGLSQGKLKARRTGFKPYKRCSVEANENRVANASSHCEEKGPKRLRLEGEAQT from the exons ATGGGACAATCAATTGACATAGATATCCCGCCTCCACGTCCCAAGAGGAAACCaagcaatccttaccctcgaaAGTCTAGTTCAGCTGCCACGACATTGACCACTCCGCATGTGGGAGCAAAGGATGGAAAACTTTTATCTTCAGCATCTTCTTCACACTGTCCACAAGTAGTGGATTTGGAGAAAGAGTCACCTCATGAg AGACCTACTGAAGAAGAAAATCCGAAAAATGGAATAGAAAATCAGGATGAAATTTGCTCAGAAGCCGTCACTTTGCTCCAAGAACATAATTGTTCCTCTGATTCTACTGCAAACAAAAATTCTCTACCTACACAGGTGGTGCTGAGAAATGCTTGCACTTTTCAGGAGTTTGTGCCTTCGCTGAAAGAGGTAATAAGTCAAGATGTAACAACTGAATCTTATGTTACTATTGAACTTAATGGAAATCagaatatgaagaaaaatgatGCCAAAAAGATAGTTCAAGTTAATGGCACAAGTGGAGCCTCAGTGTCAGAGAACACTAATGCTCTTCATAAGAAGTTGGTTCAAGGTGAGAAAGCAGATGATTTGAATTGTGCATTGCCAACAGATGGGATGCAAGGCACTCAGAACTACCCAAGGAATGTTCCTGTACATGTACTGGATGGCAGCGTAGGAGCGTGTAATCAAACTACACCTGCAGATATGTCATTCCCTGACTCCGGTTTCCATCCTATGGGGAAGGTTCATGGACAGCCTAACCTATTTGCAAATCCAGCCGCATCTACTACTACTGAACATGAAAGTAATGCATCAAGATCTACTATTCACCAATCGTTTCCAGCTTTTCACCCTCCCTTCACACCATTCCACCATGGTCAAAAGGACTACCAATCATTTCACCACATTTCCTCAACATTTTCTAGCCATATTGTGTCGTCTCTGCTACAAAACCCTGCAGCCCATGCTGCGGCTAGCTTTGCAGCCACATTTTGGCCTTATGCAAATTTGGAAAATATGGAAGACTCTCCTGCATGCTCCTCTGCTGGAGGTTTTCCACTGAACCCCCCTCCAAGTATGGCAGCAATTGCTGCTGCCACTGTAGCTGCTGCAACTGCATGGTGGGCAGCCCATGGATTGCTTCCCTTGTGCGCTCCTGTTCAAACTTCTATGAGCTGTCCTCCCATGCCCATGACTGGGGAGATTCCGTCTGTGAATACTGATCAAGATCCTGCAGTGATGATAGAGAGAGGCGAGAATTCTCTTCAAATTCCTTCTGTGGAGGATCAACAATTGGAGCCGGAACACTTGGAAGCTGTGGATGCTCAGCATTTAGCTTCACAATCACCAAACAGGTCATCATCGCACTCTGATAATGGAGGTGCAGAGCCAAATACAGAATTGAAGTCTGCTGATGAGGAGAAGGCTGTAGCATCAACTGCTCAAGTTAATGATTCAGACAATGCAAAGAGTAGAAAACAG GTTGACCATTCTTCGTGTGGCTCCAACACACCTTCCGGCAGCGACATAGAGACGGATGCATTAGAGAAGCATGAGAAAAGCACAGAAGAACCAGAAGAACCAGAAGAACCAGAAGAACCAAAAGAACCAAAAGAACTTGATCTAAATCTGTTAGCATCTGATTCTAATTATCGTCGCAGTAGAAGTATCAGCAACATCAATGATCCATGGAAAGAGGTTTCTGAAGAG GGACGGATGGCCTTTCAAGCGCTATTCGCAAGAGAGGTACTGCCCCAGAGTTTTTCACCGCCTTCACACTGCCTCACAGTTAATGAGCATCAGTATGCTACAGAAGCAGCAAATCAAAATTCTGacgagaaagataggaatgcaTCTGCATCACAATTTGACTTGAAATCATGGATGTCATTTCCGTATCCTCCAGAAGCGGAGAAAAGTGTGTCACCAGCACGAGGCAGCAACACTGAAGGGCTACTGACACTAGGACTTAGCCAAGGGAAACTCAAGGCCCGTCGAACAGGATTCAAGCCTTACAAGAGGTGCTCCGTAGAGGCCAACGAGAACCGGGTGGCCAATGCCAGCAGTCACTGCGAAGAGAAAGGCCCGAAGAGGTTACGCTTAGAAGGGGAAGCTCAAACTTGA
- the LOC126622078 gene encoding protein LATE ELONGATED HYPOCOTYL isoform X1, protein MDTNSSGEDLFIKARKPYTITKQRERWTEEEHNRFLDALKLYGRAWQRIEDHIGTKTAVQIRSHAQKFFSKLEKEAHNKGVPMGQSIDIDIPPPRPKRKPSNPYPRKSSSAATTLTTPHVGAKDGKLLSSASSSHCPQVVDLEKESPHERPTEEENPKNGIENQDEICSEAVTLLQEHNCSSDSTANKNSLPTQVVLRNACTFQEFVPSLKEVISQDVTTESYVTIELNGNQNMKKNDAKKIVQVNGTSGASVSENTNALHKKLVQGEKADDLNCALPTDGMQGTQNYPRNVPVHVLDGSVGACNQTTPADMSFPDSGFHPMGKVHGQPNLFANPAASTTTEHESNASRSTIHQSFPAFHPPFTPFHHGQKDYQSFHHISSTFSSHIVSSLLQNPAAHAAASFAATFWPYANLENMEDSPACSSAGGFPLNPPPSMAAIAAATVAAATAWWAAHGLLPLCAPVQTSMSCPPMPMTGEIPSVNTDQDPAVMIERGENSLQIPSVEDQQLEPEHLEAVDAQHLASQSPNRSSSHSDNGGAEPNTELKSADEEKAVASTAQVNDSDNAKSRKQVDHSSCGSNTPSGSDIETDALEKHEKSTEEPEEPEEPEEPKEPKELDLNLLASDSNYRRSRSISNINDPWKEVSEEGRMAFQALFAREVLPQSFSPPSHCLTVNEHQYATEAANQNSDEKDRNASASQFDLKSWMSFPYPPEAEKSVSPARGSNTEGLLTLGLSQGKLKARRTGFKPYKRCSVEANENRVANASSHCEEKGPKRLRLEGEAQT, encoded by the exons CTGGAGAAGGAGGCACACAATAAAGGTGTTCCAATGGGACAATCAATTGACATAGATATCCCGCCTCCACGTCCCAAGAGGAAACCaagcaatccttaccctcgaaAGTCTAGTTCAGCTGCCACGACATTGACCACTCCGCATGTGGGAGCAAAGGATGGAAAACTTTTATCTTCAGCATCTTCTTCACACTGTCCACAAGTAGTGGATTTGGAGAAAGAGTCACCTCATGAg AGACCTACTGAAGAAGAAAATCCGAAAAATGGAATAGAAAATCAGGATGAAATTTGCTCAGAAGCCGTCACTTTGCTCCAAGAACATAATTGTTCCTCTGATTCTACTGCAAACAAAAATTCTCTACCTACACAGGTGGTGCTGAGAAATGCTTGCACTTTTCAGGAGTTTGTGCCTTCGCTGAAAGAGGTAATAAGTCAAGATGTAACAACTGAATCTTATGTTACTATTGAACTTAATGGAAATCagaatatgaagaaaaatgatGCCAAAAAGATAGTTCAAGTTAATGGCACAAGTGGAGCCTCAGTGTCAGAGAACACTAATGCTCTTCATAAGAAGTTGGTTCAAGGTGAGAAAGCAGATGATTTGAATTGTGCATTGCCAACAGATGGGATGCAAGGCACTCAGAACTACCCAAGGAATGTTCCTGTACATGTACTGGATGGCAGCGTAGGAGCGTGTAATCAAACTACACCTGCAGATATGTCATTCCCTGACTCCGGTTTCCATCCTATGGGGAAGGTTCATGGACAGCCTAACCTATTTGCAAATCCAGCCGCATCTACTACTACTGAACATGAAAGTAATGCATCAAGATCTACTATTCACCAATCGTTTCCAGCTTTTCACCCTCCCTTCACACCATTCCACCATGGTCAAAAGGACTACCAATCATTTCACCACATTTCCTCAACATTTTCTAGCCATATTGTGTCGTCTCTGCTACAAAACCCTGCAGCCCATGCTGCGGCTAGCTTTGCAGCCACATTTTGGCCTTATGCAAATTTGGAAAATATGGAAGACTCTCCTGCATGCTCCTCTGCTGGAGGTTTTCCACTGAACCCCCCTCCAAGTATGGCAGCAATTGCTGCTGCCACTGTAGCTGCTGCAACTGCATGGTGGGCAGCCCATGGATTGCTTCCCTTGTGCGCTCCTGTTCAAACTTCTATGAGCTGTCCTCCCATGCCCATGACTGGGGAGATTCCGTCTGTGAATACTGATCAAGATCCTGCAGTGATGATAGAGAGAGGCGAGAATTCTCTTCAAATTCCTTCTGTGGAGGATCAACAATTGGAGCCGGAACACTTGGAAGCTGTGGATGCTCAGCATTTAGCTTCACAATCACCAAACAGGTCATCATCGCACTCTGATAATGGAGGTGCAGAGCCAAATACAGAATTGAAGTCTGCTGATGAGGAGAAGGCTGTAGCATCAACTGCTCAAGTTAATGATTCAGACAATGCAAAGAGTAGAAAACAG GTTGACCATTCTTCGTGTGGCTCCAACACACCTTCCGGCAGCGACATAGAGACGGATGCATTAGAGAAGCATGAGAAAAGCACAGAAGAACCAGAAGAACCAGAAGAACCAGAAGAACCAAAAGAACCAAAAGAACTTGATCTAAATCTGTTAGCATCTGATTCTAATTATCGTCGCAGTAGAAGTATCAGCAACATCAATGATCCATGGAAAGAGGTTTCTGAAGAG GGACGGATGGCCTTTCAAGCGCTATTCGCAAGAGAGGTACTGCCCCAGAGTTTTTCACCGCCTTCACACTGCCTCACAGTTAATGAGCATCAGTATGCTACAGAAGCAGCAAATCAAAATTCTGacgagaaagataggaatgcaTCTGCATCACAATTTGACTTGAAATCATGGATGTCATTTCCGTATCCTCCAGAAGCGGAGAAAAGTGTGTCACCAGCACGAGGCAGCAACACTGAAGGGCTACTGACACTAGGACTTAGCCAAGGGAAACTCAAGGCCCGTCGAACAGGATTCAAGCCTTACAAGAGGTGCTCCGTAGAGGCCAACGAGAACCGGGTGGCCAATGCCAGCAGTCACTGCGAAGAGAAAGGCCCGAAGAGGTTACGCTTAGAAGGGGAAGCTCAAACTTGA
- the LOC126614179 gene encoding uncharacterized protein LOC126614179, producing the protein MTNLAKLEYAALDITGKNYLTWVLDTKIHLEAGNLGDTIREESSSSSQNRAKAMIFIRRHLDEALKMAEYNSALFRITSQMKLCGDTITDEILLEKTYNTFHANNALLQQQYRAREVNDTSLEVNATSSGGNYHKQGRGHKRGRWNKKGKNHGGQFHNQVQRHNSGPSFKNVNRHKGKANMTNAPRNSEGACHRCGGNGHWVRTCRQFDATHLDVSDFITERGNEVYRSD; encoded by the exons atgacgaACTTGGCTAAGCTTGAATATGCTGCCCTAGACATTACcgggaagaattaccttactTGGGTACttgataccaagatccatctggaagcagggaatcttggagataccatcagGGAAGAAAGCAGCTCATCTTCTCAAAATCGGGCGAAGGCTATGATCTTTATTCGCcgccatcttgatgaggcactaaaga TGGCGGAGTACAATTCTGCGTTGTTCAGGattacctctcagatgaagcTCTGTGGGGATACCATTACTGATGAAATATTGCTGGAAAAGACTTACAACACATTTCATGCCAATAATGCGCTCCTGCAGCAGCAGTATAGAGCGCGAG AAGTAAATGATACTTCCCTCGAAGTGAACGCCACATCCTCTGGTGGTAATTATCATAAACAAGGACGTGGCCACAAACGAGGTCGATGGAATAAgaaaggcaagaaccatggtggtcagtttcacaaccaggttcaGAGGCATAATTCTGGCCCGAGCTTCAAAAATGTGAATCGTCACAAAGGCAAAGCTAACATGACCAATGCTCCCAGGAACTCTGAAGGAgcctgccataggtgtggtggcaatgggcatTGGGTGCGAACTtgtc GGCAATTTGACGCAACTCACCTAGATGTTTCAGACTTCATTACGGAAAGGGGGAATGAAGTATATCGGTCCGACTAA
- the LOC126622338 gene encoding serine/threonine-protein kinase ATG1a-like isoform X1, with the protein MDHGDPNQSRLIGDYILGPKVGSGSFAVVWRSRHRQLGTEVAVKEIDKKPLSPKVSDNVLKEISILSTINHPNIIRLFEAIQTEDRIFLVLEYCDGGDLADYIRRHGKVSETVARHFMRQLAAGLQVLQEKHLIHRDLKPQNLLLSTTVEDTPHLKIGDFGFARSLIGGLADTLCGSPLYMAPEIIQNQKYDAKADLWSVGAILFQLVTGKPPFDGNNQLQLFQNILTSTELRFPEGALEELHPDCVDLCRSLLRLNPVERLSFTEFFNHKFLRDSRYQVDIGHPSVLPPLQSTVEQPSSSVSDNILQMHFWQTTNSSITRDPKSQDQLRVSDSMESIEKDYVMVNSFSHYLESSLPLHSTTGASLSASKQKDRDKTVIVKTEEQVASSVGAESSQTSGSAKLPASCESTLLLEVQGLSILHPSTRLHLLHQYAQVLADLSQEKYNAGLFLDSFSVQLLVLAIWKKSIQICSTWLASSKEDKSPKGSSANESLQGGAASSTNASENVDFSQPSSVLMWAEQGFIVAVDRAEKLSYHIQEMDAGAAELPDAMEIIYQKALKVGTSGAVDEYMENKCSAEALYSKAMLLLSFIAGEATSLPLTPPFSLTPANKKRIQQYILNLESRRVNFLKSQPAPVQTRGSSAK; encoded by the exons ATGGATCACGGCGACCCCAACCAGTCCCGCCTCATCGGAGACTACATACTGGGCCCCAAAGTCGGGTCGGGTTCCTTCGCGGTTGTTTGGCGCTCACGGCACCGACAACTCGGTACTGAAGTTGCCGTCAAAGAAATCGACAAGAAGCCGCTCAGCCCAAAAGTCAGCGACAACGTACTCAAAGAAATATCCATTCTCAGCACCATCAACCACCCCAACATCATTCGCCTTTTCGAGGCCATCCag ACCGAGGACAGAATCTTCCTTGTGCTGGAGTACTGTGACGGCGGCGACCTGGCGGATTATATTCGCCGACATGGGAAAGTTTCAGAAACTGTTGCCAGGCACTTTATGAGGCAATtgg CTGCAGGACTGCAAGTGCTTCAAGAAAAGCACCTTATTCATAGGGATTTAAAACCGCAG AACTTACTCTTGTCAACGACAGTTGAAGATACCCCACATTTGAAGATTGGGGATTTTGGCTTTGCAAG ATCCCTCATTGGGGGCTTGGCTGACACACTATGTGGTTCACCACTGTACATGGCTCCAGAGATTATTCAGAACCAAAAGTATGATGCAAAG GCCGATTTGTGGAGTGTTGGAGCAATTTTGTTTCAGCTGGTGACTGGGAAGCCACCATTTGATGGGAATAATCAATTACAG CTTTTCCAAAATATTCTGACATCGACTGAGCTGAGGTTTCCAGAAGGTGCTTTGGAAGAATTGCATCCAGATTGTGTAGATCTCTGCAGAAGCCTGTTACGTCTAAATCCAG TTGAGCGACTATCATTTACGGAGTTcttcaatcacaaattcctcaGAGATTCTAG GTATCAAGTGGATATTGGTCACCCTTCAGTGCTTCCACCACTTCAATCAACGGTCGAACAGCCTAGTTCTTCTGTCTCCGACAATATATTGCAAATGCATTTCTGGCAAACTACCAACTCATCTATTACCCGAGATCCAAAGTCGCAGGATCAGCTTCGAG TTTCTGATTCAATGGAGTCCATCGAGAAGGACTATGTTATGGTCAATTCTTTCTCTCATTACCTTGAATCTTCCCTGCCACTTCATTCCACAACTGGAGCTTCTCTCAGTGCTTCAAAGCAGAAAGATCGTGATAAAACAGTTATAGTGAAAACCGAGGAGCAGGTAGCTAGTTCTGTGGGTGCAGAAAGTTCACAAACTAGTGGATCAGCTAAATTACCAGCATCTTGTGAATCAACACTGTTACTAGAAGTGCAAGGACTATCTATACTGCATCCTTCTACTAGGCTCCATCTTTTACATCAGTATGCTCAGGTTCTTGCAGACCTGTCGCAGGAAAAG TACAATGCAGGACTATTTCTAGACTCGTTTTCGGTTCAACTTCTTGTTTTGGCCATATGGAAGAAATCTATTCAAATTTGCAGCACTTGGCTGGCATCATCTAAAGAGGATAAATCACCTAAAGGTAGCTCAGCTAATGAATCCTTGCAGGGAGGTGCAGCTTCATCAACAAACGCCTCAGAAAATGTAGATTTTAGCCAGCCTTCATCTGTTTTGATGTGGGCAGAGCAAGGTTTCATTGTTGCTGTTGATCGAGCAGAGAAGCTATCCTATCATATCCAAGAAATGGATG CAGGTGCTGCTGAATTGCCGGATGCCATGGAAATTATTTACCAAAAAGCGCTCAAAGTTGGCACAAGTGGTGCT GTAGACGAGTACATGGAGAACAAATGCAGTGCTGAAGCATTGTACTCCAAGGCTATGCTTCTCCTTTCTTTTATTGCAGGAGAAGCAACGTCTCTGCCACTAACACCTCCGTTTTCCTTAACTCCTGCCAACAAGAAGCGAATCCAACAATATATTCTGAACTTGGAGTCCCGTCGGGTCAACTTTCTGAAATCACAGCCTGCTCCTGTGCAAACCCGCGGCTCCTCGGCAAAGTAA